The Cololabis saira isolate AMF1-May2022 chromosome 20, fColSai1.1, whole genome shotgun sequence genome includes a window with the following:
- the LOC133420703 gene encoding radial spoke head protein 3 homolog B-like, with protein sequence MLYTFSSRPRPVKTKEPPDERTQHFGGNIMYDRHVVRGSTYPQGIIPAMAQTDIVGTQRRPLFRRRAITHKQHMGLLRTTTPEAVHGRKHIDVQTESYLEELAKVPGSSEAESQTEAFLDKPATPLFIPDKSGIDVTTQIKEGELFDFDREMQPVVEVLVGKTIEQSQLEVMEEEELASLRAQQMAFEELRVCELRTVQRLQEQDRRINEEKERRIAQQKEVLKKEKEVVYKISARVYARQCLANLLPMTLNSVRDQGYLFDPVQKDIETHFFPWLMAEVDSCLERRYCARELLDTMILEVSQKRLEQIQELETQLQESDS encoded by the exons ATGCTGTACACGTTTTCAAGTCGACCCAGACCCGTTAAGACCAAAGAGCCTCCAGATGAACG GACTCAACACTttggtggaaacatcatgtACGACCGTCACGTGGTCAGAGGAAGTACCTATCCCCAAGGCATCATTCCAGCT ATGGCTCAGACAGACATTGTGGGAACTCAAAGACGACCGCTGTTCAGAAGGAGAGCCATCACCCATAAACAGCACATGGGGCTTCTCAGAACCACAACCCCTGAAGCTGTGCACGGTAGAAAACATATCGATGTACAAACAG AGTCTTACCTTGAGGAACTGGCTAAAGTTCCTGGATCTTCAGAGGCTGAGAGTCAGACTGAGGCTTTCCTGGACAAACCAGCGACTCCACTCTTCATACCTGACAAATCTGGCATAGATGTCACAACACAGATTAAAGAGGGCGAG TTGTTTGACTTTGACAGAGAGATGCAGCCAGTGGTGGAAGTCCTTGTAGGCAAGACGATTGAACAGTCCCAGTTGGAGGttatggaggaggaggaactgGCTTCTCTGAGAGCCCAGCAGATGGCATTTGAAGAACTCAGAGTTTGCGAGCTGAGGACGGTGCAACGGCTGCAGGAGCAGGACAGGCgcataaatgaagaaaaa GAACGTAGAATTGCCCAGCAAAAAGAGGTGCtgaagaaagagaaggaggtTGTGTACAAGATATCTGCCAGGGTGTACGCTCGGCAGTGTCTGGCCAACTTACTGCCGATGACCCTAAACTCAGTGAGAGACCAAGGTTACCTTTTCGACCCTGTGCAGAAAG ATATTGAAACTCATTTCTTCCCATGGCTCATGGCTGAGGTTGACAGCTGTTTGGAGAGAAGATACTGTGCAAGAGAGCTGCTTGACA CTATGATCCTTGAAGTCAGCCAGAAGAGACTGGAGCAGATCCAAGAACTGGAGACTCAGCTTCAGGAATCAGACTCATAA